The following nucleotide sequence is from Leopardus geoffroyi isolate Oge1 chromosome D4, O.geoffroyi_Oge1_pat1.0, whole genome shotgun sequence.
CTGACTTGTGTACTTCAGAGATCCCTTGAAGGTCTCCAAGTTGCTGGAGTCCCTCTCTGAGGCCCTGGAAGGCCTTGTGCCTCAGGCTTCTCATTTGGAGAATGGGTATCCCACCACAGCCAGGGTAAACTTGGAGAAAAGGGGCTCTGGGGTGTTTCCCAGAGGTGGGTGTTGGGGTCACTATGAGCCTGATCTCCATGGGCCCATCCCCACCCTCGACCGGCAGATGCAACCTGATGAGGAGGACAGCGACTCTGATATCGTGTTCCAGCTGCAGCTCAAGGAGATGCTGCACCAAGTGCTGGCCGTGCTCAGCTCAGCCGTGGTCCTCGGCCCCCGGCTGGCTGTGTATCTCAATCAGGAGAGCCAGGCCCACAGCCCACCCAAGGGCAGGTGAGTGAGTGACCCTGTATGACCTCAGAAGCAGCTGTGGAATTTGTTTGTCCAAGGGCTGTTCTCAGCTGACCCTGGGCCAGAACCCTGGCTTCCCaaagcctctctgaacctcagcgtCCTCAACTAGGAAACGCAGGTGGTGATGCCAGTCCTCTCTCCACAGCCAGCCTGGCACCCAGCTACCCAAGATGGGGTCTCTGCGTCAGCCGCCATCCAGCATCACACCCTACCAGCCAGGTGACCTGGGCCTGGTGCCTCGACGGGCCCACATCCCACCTAACCCCGAGGACCTCAGGCTGCTCTCACACACCACCCGTGTGGGAACCTTCCGGGTGCACAGCAGCCCTGAGGTAAGCGTGCCAGGGCCCCAGGCACGGCAAGATGGCAGCCAGCCCTGGGTACAGATCATATAGCTCTGCCACACTGCAGCCGCATGGAGCCCTCTAAGCCTccatctccccatctgtaaaatgggccaaaGAAAAGGGTGGCAAGGCCTCACTGTGGGCTAAGGCACACCCACGCATCACCTGGAAAGGGGGCTTGCTAGACCCTGTCGGCCCCTCCTCCGCTGGCAGGGGAAGCGTGGGAATCCCCTGAGGAGGCCTCAGCTTCCATGCCGCATCTTTAATTTTACAGATTCACACCTCTGGTTCTCCGAAAAGGTTCAAAAAGTTTAGTCTTCCTGAAGTTTCTCTACTTTCCAAGtaaaacacagagagaagaccaaTCCCCATCCCAGAAGTGGACCATTGTGGCCATAGTCCTCTCTCTTTAATCTATAGGTGGCCTGGGGCAGCCCAGAGAAGAGGTCTATAAAAAGTGGATACCACAGGTTGGCACGGCACCTCTGTGAACCTGGCTGATGTGTGGGCATGGTGGTTAGGGAGGCAGGAATTCACTGAGGTCAGGGCCTAACGAGGGCCGCTGGCTTCGTTCCCGGATGTGGTCCAGGAGCATGTCGGTGGCTCGCTCCAGCAACAGAGGCAGCAGTTCCTGCTCAGCGGCGGAGAAAGAGCCCAGCACATGGGCCTGCACTGTATCAGGGTGGGCGGGGCGCCCGATGCCTATCCGCAGCCTCGGCATTGCCTGTGGGGGAGCCAGAGGGGGACCCAGGGAGTTTCGATGCCCGGTGCGGGAGGCCCCCATGTTGGCCCACCACACCCAGGGCAGGGCAAAGGGGCAGACTCACATGGGAATTGAGACAGCTAATGCAGGAACGGACTCCGTTGTGGCCCCTTCAAGGGATATGGGAGGGACAATTAGTGCTTCCCTGGGTCAGCACCCTtcacccctcccagcccaggcTGGGGTCAGAGCACCCCTCTTCCCTGCCGAGACTGGGATCGGCACTCCTACCCCCACTCCAACTGGGAGGCTGTCCTCCCTAGCCCACCTTGACCTGCTCAGGGCCTCACCTGGCGCTTCCCCCCAGCTTCAGAGCCACTTTCCCCAGGGGCTTGTCCAGCTCATCATGCACCAGGTAGACCTCCTCAGCAGTCAGCCCAAACAGCTCCGCTTGGCACAGGGAAATGGTGGCCCCGGTTACTGCTCATCTGCCCAGAGGGCGTTGTCCCGACTCGCGGCTCTCGTGAGGAGGGGCCGCAATTGACCCCATTTCACATACAAAGAAACTGAGATTCCCTTAAGTACCCGAGGCCAGAGACAGCAATTGCAGCTCAACAGGCACCTGGAGGTGAAGAGATCTACCGCCGCCCCAGAACCCCTTCTGGCCCCTACGCCCTCCCGGCCGGCCCATCTCTGGTGCCCTTGACTCACCGGCCCGGGCCACGCTGCGCCCGCTGGCGTTCATGAGCCGCCGGGGCCGAAGCAGGACCAGCTGGGCATCCTCGAGCGAGGCCACGGCGAGGTCGGCCGCGCAGCGCCGGTCGCGCGCCCAGGTGTCCGCCACACCCAGACGCCgcgccaggtgccccagcaccgCCAAGCCCACGCTGTGCCGCGTGCCGGGCAGTCCAGGGTTCCCCAGACCGGCCACCTGCGGGCGGCACCGGGGAAACTGAGGTGCGACATCTCTCGCCGCCCTCTGGCTTACAGCGCCCCCTGGGACCCAAACCGGAGAAAGGGAAACGGAAGGCAGGGTAGAGTGAGGAAGGCGGGCCAGAAACCCCGGAGACGCCAGAAGGCTGAGTGCCCCGGGAGCTGAGTGGGCAGAGCGCCTGGAGCAGGAGCCGAGTTCCTGGAAGCTTACAGCCCGTCAGAATACtggccccattttccagataagataACCGAGACAAGGAATTTGGGGGATGGTGTCTGGAGACAATGGCAGAACAGGAGCTAGCTAGGGCCCAGGAGCCCCTACGccgccgcgcccccgcccccgacGCCACTCACCAGCCACCGCTTCCCCGCGGGCCGGGGTTCCAGTGTGAGCACGCTCATGGCGCGACTCAACCACAGCGTAGCTCGCCGGCAGCCGTCTGGCAGCATGTCGCCCCCTTTCACGGTGTAGGCCCCGCGCCCTGACGTCAGTCAGGCCTCGACCAATCGCAGTGGCCATCCGTCCCCAGCGTCCAATCCCCGGGCGGGCCATGGGCCGCCATGCTCCTAAGGAGCGGAAGTAGCGGGGCGGTGGCTGAGCCCGAGCCTCCACTCATTCCGCGGTGCCGCGTCACAGTGTTCCTGTGGGGTTTCTTGTGGACTTGCGGAACCCTTGCATGACCTCCGGATTGGGAGGAGGGAGGCTTGCTCTGGCCCCTGCTGTGGCCCTGCCTGGCTGCGGAAACCTGACAAGTCCTCTCCCTGACGTACCTCAGCCTCCCCCGCCCATAAGTTTGCTAACCTCTACCCGGCTCTAACAACCCAGGGACCCCGGAGGCGTGGCCAGAGGGGCGGAGCCCGTGGGCGTCCTGGAGATGGTGCCTAGCAACGTCAGGGGTGGGCCTCGGGAGGTCCTCCCGGAAGGGAATTCAAAACAAACTCCAGAGAGGTGCGTGAGAGGGTCGGGAGGGAAGAGACCAAGGCTGAGTTCTCTGGAAGGGTTTTAAGcacaggagaggagaggcaggatcAGTTGTGCAATTCATTAAAGTCCCTGGCCGCTGCATAGAGAACTGAGGGCTTGGGACCTGTGTCCGGTGGGGAGTTCGGAGAGGTGGTCGGAGCTGGTGACCGGACAGAGATGGCATCGACCCAGACGAGAggatgagagaagagaagggatcTAAGAGATCTTAAGGAAGTGAGGCAGACAGGACCGGAGGTGGACTCCCCGAGGTGGGAAAGCCTGGGGCAGGAAGTGCTCAATTTGGCCTGCTGGGCATGAGAGTCCCACAGGATAACCAGAGGGGCTGCAGGACCTCCTGGGCCTGCAGCTTGGGGCGGGGCCTCAGCTGGACACATTAGAGTGTTGGGTGTCAGGAGATGGATCTGGAACTGAGGGGAAccaggaggagagcagagggcagTGTGTGTACGAGAACCCTGGCCCTTGACTTTGACcataggagagggagagaagcaggactgGAGAGAAATTGGAACATCCCTAAGGGGAAGGGGGCTAGGAGCGCCACCAGGACCCAAATTGTTCTGGAGGCCTCCTACCAGCCTCATTTCCAGCCCTCGTCCATCCTGTAAAACACCTGAGGAGAGAGTGTCAGTGGAGCAGAGGTCATCTCTGAGGCCACCCCCCAACTTGCTGTCCCTTGGTTCTAGATGCTCTGGAACTTGACCCGGCTCCCTCACAGCACGTCTCAAAGCCATGGGTGAATCCAGTCCCAAAGGAACCCTACAGCGCATCTTTGGGACCAGCCAGGTGTTCCAGAACATTGATGATGTAAAGCCAAAGGCCACGGGATTAACAGTGCCCCTCAAAGTCAGGGAGTAGTGAGTGACTACCTTGTCCCAGGGTCCCAAGTTCCTACTCTGCACAGCCAGTGACGTGCCCTACAGCTTTGGGTTGGttactctccctctctgggcttcagtgaACTCAACTGTATAACAGGGCTCTCCCACATCAGCACTTGAAGATGGTGGCCTGGATGAGCTCCAAGAAGGccagcctcctctccctgggTGTCTGTCTACCTGCCCAACCCTGTCTCTCCACCCaagcctccctcctcccaagCCACCTGCAGCTGCAGCTGTATGCCCTGGGCTGGCCAAAGTCAGGGCCAgcccctctgcttcctgccccccccccccccacagctatCACCAAGGCCAGCAGTGCTTGGAGAGAGAGGACTGGGAGATGGCCGTGCTGTACTTTTCCCGCGCCCTCCACCTGAACTCCCAGCTGGTGAGCGGTGGGCATGGGCGGTTGCTGACACACACTTTGCCCTCACCGTTGAACCTGCCAGGCCCCTTCTCTCGGTCCCTTCTGGTAACTGAGCATCAGGCCTCAGCGGAcggtggggaggggacacagcCTGGGTCCTCTCTCCCTCAGGTAGACTTCTATGCTTTACGCGCCGAGGCCTACatccagctctgtgacttctccTCGGCCGCCCTGAACCTGCGAAGGGCCTACTCCTTCCAGCCGGAGAACACCAAATGCCTGGAGCGGCTTACCTTCGTCCTTTACCTGCAGGTGCCTGGGGCTGCCGCAGGCCCACCCAGGGCGCCCGCCTCACACCCAAGCCTGTTGGCTCTCCCTTCAGCTGTGGGGGTTTTCGTTGCTCCAGGGACCAGCTCCGCCTCTCTAGGGACCTTCTTGTCCCATCTGTACCTGCTGCCCCTCTCGTGGCCTCTCCCACCTCCAGAGCTGGGTAAAGTGTTTCGCAACATCGCCCAATGAGAGCTTTCTGCAATGATTACAGTGGTCTGATTACAATGATTACCTGGGACTGATGAGCCTTTGAGATACAGTGTGACCGGGGAACTAATTTTTTGGTTTtacttaattcattaatttaaatttgtacAGCCACACAAAGCTGGTGGCTACTGTACTGGGCCACACAAACCTAGCGTCTAGAGAGGCTCAAGCACTAAAAAGGTAAGAGCATTCCCCATTCACAGTTCAAGACGAAAGTATTAAGTCACAAAATACCAACAAAGTCCAAGgcttgctgtttctctctgttcctgttTCTGTATTGCTGTCCCtctcttttgtaatgtttatttatttttgagagagagagagagagcatgaacaaggaaggggcagagagagagggggagacagaaaatcccaagcaggctctgcatggtcagggtggagcctgatgcaggacttgaactcacaacccatgagatcatgaccagagccaaagtcggacccttaaccaactgacgctgagccacccaggtgcccctgtattgtgTTTTTGTCAACTGTATGATTCTCTTGCTGTGTCTCCCTAGCCCTGtatctctttccatctctgtccctgtctctctatctctgtgtctctgtcccctgAATTTTCTCCTAGATCTGAAgggctgtgtctctgtctcttatctctcttctctcctgccccagtGGTGCCCCCTGCAACTGATAGGTGCTGCTGGGTTTCAAGCAGGAGTGACTCCcccctgtgtccccagggccagtGCCTGCTCGAGCAGCGTGCCTCCCTGGATGCCCTGAAAATCTTCTCGCAAGCCTCTGCACTCCAGCCCGAGAAAGCCAGCTTCCGTTACCGATGGTGAGTGCCCGGCATGTGTCCTTGTTCCCCTGgcagccccttcctgcccctctcgCCCTGCGGACAGAgtgcctctgccccctgccctcagcATGGCCTGTCTCCTGGCCCTCAAACGGCACCAGGACTGCCTCTCGCTCGTCACCAAGGAGGTGCAGCTTGGCACGACCAATGCCGACGTCTACATCCTCCGGGCCAGGCTCTACAACTTCTTCCAGAAGGtagagcagggagggcagggcgaGGGtggccctccccctgcctggGTGCCCCCAGCATACCCTGCAATTACAGGAGGCCGCTAAGCTGTCCATGTGGTGGCGACACTGTCCTCTCCGGGCAGAGTCCCCAGCCGTCACTGACCACTCAGCATAGTTGTCCTGTTGTCACTCAGctctggctctgtgccaggcctgtgTCGGCCCTCAGAAACCCCAGGGTGAGAAACCTATGCCATCCCTGCCCTTATGGAACTCACAGCCCAGGGGAGACGTCCTTAAGCAGATAATTACACAAAGAATGATTTCATGAGTGTGGGGGCACCCAAGGATCCATTAGATAAGgcagcccttcctcctcccttcgtcttcttatttttttttttaaatgcttatttatttattttgagagggagagagagcatgagcaggggaagggcagaatcccaagcaggctccgcctaggtgcagagcctgacgtagggctcgaactcacataatatgagatcgtgacctgagctaaaaccaagagtcggatgcttaaccaactgagccacccaggcaccccctttctctccttctttgccTCAGTGAACATTTtaggagccctgcactgggcatggggccAGACAGTATAGGGAACAGCTTGGGGGCAAGGGAGACTTGGGGTCACAAGAGAGGAGGGGACTGCAGGTATGAGAGGGCATCAGGCAGGGTCTTGTGACCTGAAGAGGACCCTGACTTCTTCCTGGGGAAGCAGGAGCCTCAGAGGGGAGCTCCCTGGGGCAGCGGGCTTTCAAAAGATCCTTTTGGCTCCAGGTGGAGTttgggctggaggggcaggtcGGGAGGCCGGGAGCCTGGGTGCCGTCCAGCTGGAGAGGAAGGTAGGGGTGGCAGGAAAGGGGCAAGTCCCACAGTCCTTTGGAAGGCAGGAACAGAGACGGACGTGAGAGGGcttgagggaaagggaaggatcCAGAACAATGCCTGGTGTTCTGCTTGGCCTGGTGCATGGGAGTGAGGGAACTCGGGGGGACGAAGGAAGGTCAGGGCGGGTTCACCTCAGTCACCAGGTGGTGCATCCTGGGGGTAGCCGGAAACCTGAGCCTCTCCGTGCTGGGGTCTGGGCTTCTGGGCCCCACAGTGACTCAGTGAGAGAGTCTCCTCCCGAGGCAGGAGACTCATAATTATTGTAATTATCAGTAATTGCTGACTGTGGGAGTTCAGCCCCTCCTGCCACCTCCACCTCTGTCATATGTACACACCTTCAAAGCACTTGACCCATGCTTGTCTTTAAGACTCGAGGTAACCCCCTTTAGATACAACCCATTGTCctcttttcacagatgaggagctGGGTCCAGAGggcctgtccaaggtcacacagccagctctCATTGGTGCTGCCTTTGAACCCAAGCCCCCCTGCTCCAAAGCCCTGTCCCTTGCCTctgtcatcttcctcctcctgacTTCCACTCGCACCTGGTGTCCACACTGTTTGCTGTGCTCACCCTCCAACCAATTACCCTACAGGA
It contains:
- the PTRH1 gene encoding probable peptidyl-tRNA hydrolase isoform X2 encodes the protein MARPGIGRWGRMATAIGRGLTDVRARGLHRERGRHAARRLPASYAVVESRHERAHTGTPARGEAVAAELFGLTAEEVYLVHDELDKPLGKVALKLGGSARGHNGVRSCISCLNSHAMPRLRIGIGRPAHPDTVQAHVLGSFSAAEQELLPLLLERATDMLLDHIRERSQRPSLGPDLSEFLPP
- the PTRH1 gene encoding probable peptidyl-tRNA hydrolase isoform X1, with product MLPDGCRRATLWLSRAMSVLTLEPRPAGKRWLVAGLGNPGLPGTRHSVGLAVLGHLARRLGVADTWARDRRCAADLAVASLEDAQLVLLRPRRLMNASGRSVARAAELFGLTAEEVYLVHDELDKPLGKVALKLGGSARGHNGVRSCISCLNSHAMPRLRIGIGRPAHPDTVQAHVLGSFSAAEQELLPLLLERATDMLLDHIRERSQRPSLGPDLSEFLPP